The Bradyrhizobium betae genomic interval TGAGGCGACGATGCTGCCGGTTCGGCGTGTCGATGCCTGCAGCGTTGCGCTCGGCAATGCCCTGCTGCGCAGCGCCCGCGCCATTCCCGATGGTGATGCCCTGATGCTGGCCGTGCACAGCGAAAAGCTGCTGATCGACGACGGCGCACAGGAGGCCGGCTGCAACCGCCTGACCGGTACGGTCACCGACATTGTCTATCAGGGCGAGAGCCTGCGCATCTTCCTGGTGCTCGAAGGCGGCGTCGCGCTCAGTCTGCGCCAGCCGGCCTATCACCAGGCCTACAGCCGTATCCCGCCGCTCGGCGGCAGCCTCACCGTCACCCTTCACCCCGAGGACACCATCGTGGTGCCGAGAGTGGACTGAAGAGAGTGGACTGAACTCAAGCCTTGTTTAACCTGAGAGAAGAAACCAACATGTCGACCCAAGCCGCGTTCAGCAATTTCAAGGTTCTCACCTTCGACGTCGTCGGCACCTTGATCGATTTCGAGGCCGGCGTGCTCTCCGCGGTGCGCAGGATCTCGGGCAAGACGCCGGCCGAGCTCAGCGACGAGCAGATCTTCGAGCCCTACAAGCGCGGCCGTGACGCGCACTACGAGCGCTCCAGCGAGGCGATGTTCCACGTCTATCGCCATCTCGCCAAGGAGCTCGGATTGCCGTCCGACGACGCGTCCTGCGACACCTTCCAGCTCTCGGTGCTGCGCTGGGGTCCGTTCGCCGATTCGGCCGAGGCGCTGAAGCGGCTGCGCACGAAGTTCCGCCTGGTGGCGATGACCAATGCCGATCGCGTTGCGCTGTCGGCTTACGCGCACGCGCTCGGCAATCCCTTCGACGACACCGTCTGCGCCGACGACACCGGCGTTGCAAAACCAAATCCGGAGTTCTTCGCCTACAACAAGGGCCGCCAGTCCGCGTTCGGCTACAAGCAGTCCGATATCCTGCACGTCGCGCAGAGCCAGTACCACGACATCGGAATCGCGCGAAAGCTCGGCTACAAGGTGTGCTGGATCGAGCGGCGCCAGGGTGTCGCCGGCTTCGGCGGCACGCCCGCCGTTGAGGCGCTGACCAAGCCGGACTTCCACTTCCCGACGCTGAAGGCGCTCGCGGACGCCGCCGTCGGCCCGGCGGCGTAACGCATGAGCGCGGGCATGACACGGGACTGGAGCGCGATGCCGTCGGTCAACTCGCTGTGGGAAGCCACGGCGGAGCCGGCGCGCGACTTTCCCGTGCTGTCGGGCGAGCATCAGGCGGATGTGGTGATCATCGGCGCGGGCTATACCGGCCTGTCCGCCGCGCACCACGTCGCGAAGGACGGCCTCGCGCCAATCGTGCTGGAGGCCAATCGTCCCGGCTGGGGCGCCAGCGGCCGCAATGGCGGGGTGATCACCGCAAAATTCCGTCTCTCGTTCCGCGAGATCGACGCCGCCCATGGCCGCGCCATGGCGAAGCGCATGTACGAGATCGCGCATGAATCGACCGATATCGTCGAGGAGCTGGTCTCCGAATTCGGCATCACCAGCGCGAACCTGACGCGCACCGGCCAGGTCAAGGCCGCGCACAACGAGACCACGCTGAAGGCCGCGATCGACGAAGCCAACTGGATGACGCGCGAGATGGGCTCCGCCGAGGTCCGCATCCTCGACAAACAAGGCGTGCGCGACGAGACCGGCTCCGACATCTTCGTCGGCGGCGTGCTCAATCCCGGCTCCGGCGGAATTCATCCGCTGAACTATCTGCGCGGCCTCGCCGATGGCGTCGCGCGCCGCGGCGTGCCGGTTTTCCAGCAATCGCCGGTGATCAGGCTCCGGCGCGAGAAGGACGGCATCGTCGCCGAGACGCCGCAAGGCATGGTGCGCGCCAAGCAGGCGATCATCGCCACCAACAGTTATTCCGATCTCACCGGTGAGACCTCGCATCTGCAGCGCACGCTGATCCCGTTCCGCAGCGCCATGGTCGCGACCGAGCAGCTACCGCGC includes:
- a CDS encoding HAD family hydrolase, which encodes MSTQAAFSNFKVLTFDVVGTLIDFEAGVLSAVRRISGKTPAELSDEQIFEPYKRGRDAHYERSSEAMFHVYRHLAKELGLPSDDASCDTFQLSVLRWGPFADSAEALKRLRTKFRLVAMTNADRVALSAYAHALGNPFDDTVCADDTGVAKPNPEFFAYNKGRQSAFGYKQSDILHVAQSQYHDIGIARKLGYKVCWIERRQGVAGFGGTPAVEALTKPDFHFPTLKALADAAVGPAA
- a CDS encoding NAD(P)/FAD-dependent oxidoreductase; the encoded protein is MTRDWSAMPSVNSLWEATAEPARDFPVLSGEHQADVVIIGAGYTGLSAAHHVAKDGLAPIVLEANRPGWGASGRNGGVITAKFRLSFREIDAAHGRAMAKRMYEIAHESTDIVEELVSEFGITSANLTRTGQVKAAHNETTLKAAIDEANWMTREMGSAEVRILDKQGVRDETGSDIFVGGVLNPGSGGIHPLNYLRGLADGVARRGVPVFQQSPVIRLRREKDGIVAETPQGMVRAKQAIIATNSYSDLTGETSHLQRTLIPFRSAMVATEQLPRNLAGKLMPTGRTYTETKRMMRWFRMVDNRVIFGGRGAFGKQDSEAAFDALRKAMVGIFPDLADVPLAYRWSGLVAMTLDSVPHIGRLDDRTLFSVGYNGAGVAMSSLMGRYLAAFVRGEMPEVGLLDAKRMKTIPFYPLREPAVRMVAGWYQFLDAIGQ